DNA sequence from the Bradyrhizobium sp. CIAT3101 genome:
ATGAAGCCGCCGTTCGGGCGCGGCATCAATTTTCAGATGGTCGTCGATCGCGTCGATCCGATCCTGCGCACGCTCGAAGGCGCGAAATGGCCGCTCTACGAGCGGCCGAACGAGGCCTGGTATCGGGTCGGCGATCGCGAAGTCGGGCAGCGTGAGTTTCTCGTGCAGGATCCCGATGGCTATTTGATCCGCCTGGTCGAACGCCTGGGGATACGCGCGCCGTCGTAGCCCCGACCGCGCTAGGCCCTGGCGACGCGCTCTCCGACCGTGTGCAATGCTGCACCTCCGAGCGTCTGCGACGGGCGCTCGCCGAACATCGCAAGGTAATATTGCGCGAACCGGCCGAGCTCGTAAAAGCCTTGCTCCATCGCGACGGCCGCTACGGTGGTCGAGCCGGGCGCGCTCTGGTGCAGGATCGAGTGAACGGCGCAGAGACGCTTGTGCCGAAGGAAGCTGACCGGACCGAGACCGAACACCTCCTGGAAGGCGCGGTGCAAGGTGCGGCGCGACACGGTTAGCGCCGCACAGATCTCCGACACATGCACCGGGCGGGAGCCGGCCTCATCGAGGTAGTCCTCAACCCTGCGGATCAGCCGTCGCGCCGAAGGCAACCAGCCGCCGTCGTCGGGCGGCAGCGACGACATGACGTTGGCCGCCATGCATTCGACGATCGATCGCTTCCAGAAATCCGCCGTCGACGGCGTCAGGCCAAGCTTGTTGGTGCCCAGATGCGACATGATCCGAACCAGGCGGCGCGATGCGATCGCGCCAGTCTCGAGGTCCGCCCGGAAATGGCCACGGCTGCGCCAGGTGTCGGGATCGCTCAGCCTCGTCTCGCCGCCGAACAAGGATGCGACTTCGTTGAGGTCGAGGCGCATCGCGGCATAAGCGGACCCGCCGTGAAAGACCCCGTCATGCTCGAGCAACGGCGGGATCACAAGCACGTCATTGAGCTGCATGTCGAACGACCAGTGCGCGACGCGGTCTTCGGCCGCCAGCAGCATTCCGATGATCAGCTTGTCGTCGCTGGAGACACGCTGTGTGCGCATACCTACATTGAACGTTCCGATGCTGAGCGAGAAATCGCCGATGCCGATATGGGACAACGTTCCGCGTAATCGCCCGCGGCCGAGTTGCATCACATCGACATGCGAACCGTGGACGGCCTGCTGAAGTCCTTCGAAACCGTCCAGCTTTTTCGAATCAACCAGAAGAAATTGCCCCATGGCTGAACCCTGTTGCTGAAGGGCGGCTATTCTGGGGCAGGCGAAAGTGAAGTACCACCCTAGCGCGAGTCCATGCGACAAAGTGATCTGGTGCTTTGATCTAAATCAATACTGTATTTGATGCGAGCTAAGTACCAGATCGCGCTGCGGATTGAGCGATTCGCGACATGGGTCATTAAGTCTCACCTGTCGCTCACACGTACTGGCACAAACTGCACATCACAGCTGCCAAATCTTCGGATACCGTTTGCAACCTTAGCGATTTCGACAGAACGCGCTCCGCAGATGGCGGAGCGCACGTGGCCGGTATTTGCCGCGTGCTGGACTACGTGCGCGCAAGGAAAGAGATGTTGACGCAATGAGGCGT
Encoded proteins:
- a CDS encoding helix-turn-helix domain-containing protein, translated to MGQFLLVDSKKLDGFEGLQQAVHGSHVDVMQLGRGRLRGTLSHIGIGDFSLSIGTFNVGMRTQRVSSDDKLIIGMLLAAEDRVAHWSFDMQLNDVLVIPPLLEHDGVFHGGSAYAAMRLDLNEVASLFGGETRLSDPDTWRSRGHFRADLETGAIASRRLVRIMSHLGTNKLGLTPSTADFWKRSIVECMAANVMSSLPPDDGGWLPSARRLIRRVEDYLDEAGSRPVHVSEICAALTVSRRTLHRAFQEVFGLGPVSFLRHKRLCAVHSILHQSAPGSTTVAAVAMEQGFYELGRFAQYYLAMFGERPSQTLGGAALHTVGERVARA